A stretch of the Nicotiana tabacum cultivar K326 chromosome 6, ASM71507v2, whole genome shotgun sequence genome encodes the following:
- the LOC142181834 gene encoding uncharacterized protein LOC142181834 translates to MNHIHRSKLVLKELSNGVTNDSSLERILVASIDIPLHYHSGRNINRQQNVQEQFPDISLPQSSGSNVEQPKIILQPALQEEVNDIPAPQGVEDDIEASAPENDVVIQQQNQTAPIVTSQSYDRIPEEPNTEPINYDDALHDTDADKCVAAMKFEMESMYSNQVWDLVKPPIGVKPIGYRCIYKKKRGDDGKMQTYKARLVAKEFTQKEGIDYKETFSPITLLKSTWILISIAAHYDYEI, encoded by the exons ATGAATCATATTCATAGAAGTAAACTAGTTTTAAAGGAATTAAGTAATGGAGTAACTAATGACTCATCTCTAGAACGTATCCTGGTAGCCAGTATTGACATACCACTGCATTATCATAGTGGGAGAAATATCAATAGGCAGCAGAATGTACAAGAGCAATTTCCTGACATCTCACTACCCCAAAGTAGTGGGAGTAATGTTGAGCAACCTAAAATTATTCTGCAGCCTGCACTCCAGGAAGAAGTTAATGATATCCCAGCACCGCAAGGTGTGGAGGATGACATTGAGGCTTCAGCTCCAGAAAATGATGTTGTGATTCAACAACAAAATCAGACTGCACCTATAGTGACTAGTC AATCTTATGATAGAATCCCTGAAGAGCCTAATACAGAACCTATTAATTACGACGACGCACTACACGATACAGATGCTGATAAATGTGTTGCTGCTATGAAATTTGAAATGGAGTCCATGTACTCCAATCAAGTCTGGGATCTTGTAAAACCACCTATTGGAGTCAAACCCATTggttatagatgcatctataagaaaaagagaggagaTGATGGAAAAATGCAAACTTATAAAGCTAGGCTTGTTGCAAAAGAGTTTACTCAAAAAGAAGGGATCGATTATAAGGAAACATTTTCGCCAATAACCTTGCTTAAATCCACATGGATTCTCATATCCATTGCTGCTCATTATGATTATGAGATTTGA